A genomic stretch from Limnobacter thiooxidans includes:
- the dnaA gene encoding chromosomal replication initiator protein DnaA yields MDQFWDHCVEALRKEIPAQQIKLWIEPLTVVEFDENTASLSMAAPNRFKLDWVLNNYGGRFNELATEFFGCEMAIQWQVAAKQASPLQAPAPSQAKTTNEASTQNAPKMAAVKRDEIAATVYERSRLNRDLCFSNFVSGRANQLARAAAEQVASNPGVSYNPLFLYGGVGLGKTHLIHSIGNRLLEQNPNTQIRYIHAEQYVSDVVKAYQKKAFEEFKRSYYSLDLLLIDDIQFFGGKSRTQEEFFYAFEQLIAAKKQIIITSDTYPKDIQGMDDRLISRFNSGLTVAIEPPELEMRVAILLKKAEQQKIVFSEDVAFFVAKHMRSNIRELEGALRRIMAFASFHNKPVTMDLVREALRDMISAHHGQVSVESIQKTVADYYKIKVADMFSKRRQAQIVLPRQVAMYLAKELTEKSYVEIGELFGGRDHTTVLHAVNKISELRNQSSELNHALHVLDQTLKG; encoded by the coding sequence ATTGATCAATTCTGGGACCACTGCGTTGAAGCGCTTCGGAAAGAAATCCCCGCCCAACAAATCAAGCTGTGGATCGAACCACTGACCGTGGTTGAATTTGATGAAAACACGGCAAGCTTGAGCATGGCTGCCCCAAACCGTTTCAAACTCGATTGGGTTTTAAACAACTACGGGGGCCGCTTCAACGAATTGGCCACCGAGTTTTTTGGATGCGAAATGGCCATTCAGTGGCAGGTTGCCGCCAAGCAGGCCAGCCCTCTGCAGGCACCGGCCCCTTCACAGGCGAAAACCACCAACGAAGCCAGTACGCAAAACGCGCCAAAAATGGCAGCGGTCAAACGCGATGAAATCGCGGCCACGGTGTACGAACGCAGCCGGCTGAATCGGGACCTGTGTTTCTCCAACTTTGTATCGGGGCGAGCCAACCAGCTTGCGAGAGCCGCGGCAGAACAGGTGGCTTCCAACCCCGGCGTGTCCTACAACCCCCTGTTTTTGTATGGTGGGGTGGGATTGGGCAAAACCCACCTGATTCATTCCATTGGCAATCGCCTGCTTGAACAGAACCCCAATACGCAGATTCGCTACATCCACGCAGAACAGTATGTGAGCGATGTGGTCAAGGCTTACCAAAAGAAGGCATTTGAAGAATTCAAGCGTTCGTATTACTCGCTTGATTTGCTGTTGATTGACGATATTCAGTTTTTTGGCGGGAAAAGCCGAACGCAAGAAGAATTTTTCTATGCTTTCGAGCAACTGATTGCTGCCAAAAAACAGATCATCATCACCAGCGACACCTACCCCAAAGACATCCAGGGCATGGATGACAGGCTGATTTCCAGGTTTAACAGCGGTTTGACTGTGGCCATTGAGCCGCCTGAACTTGAAATGCGGGTAGCCATCCTGCTGAAAAAAGCCGAACAGCAAAAAATCGTGTTTTCGGAAGATGTGGCATTTTTCGTAGCCAAGCACATGCGCAGCAACATACGTGAACTGGAGGGTGCGTTGCGTCGAATCATGGCCTTTGCCTCATTCCACAACAAGCCTGTGACCATGGACCTGGTTCGGGAAGCGTTGCGCGACATGATTTCAGCCCACCATGGTCAGGTCTCAGTGGAATCCATCCAGAAAACAGTGGCGGATTACTACAAGATCAAAGTTGCAGACATGTTTTCCAAGCGCAGACAAGCCCAGATCGTACTGCCACGGCAGGTGGCCATGTACCTGGCCAAAGAGTTGACCGAGAAAAGCTACGTGGAAATTGGCGAGCTGTTTGGCGGGCGCGACCACACGACTGTGCTGCATGCCGTGAACAAGATTTCAGAACTGCGTAACCAATCTTCAGAGTTGAATCATGCGTTGCACGTACTGGACCAAACCTTGAAGGGTTGA
- the dnaN gene encoding DNA polymerase III subunit beta, with translation MELIHSSRDALVRKLQIVSNIVERRNTLPVLANILLRKQGGLLTLLSSDIEMQIQTSAEVGAGGEDTATTVAARKFLDILRSLPEDSDVMVKLDGKKMSVQAKKSRFALQTLPAEDFPLVQEPKEWVTRISLPQKTLKNLLGMVHFSMAQQDLRYYLNGVLLVIESECIRAVATDGHRLAYADAPGQGGTTKHEVIVPRKTVLELSRLLNDTDDTVTIDLASNQAKFSFADITLITKLVEGKFPDYQRVIPKAHKHHVVIARDALLHSLQRASILTSDKFRGIRWVLGANGLTIVANNSDQEEARDEMEVEYQGPEIDVGFNVNYLLDVLNNLKSETVQFTLQDGNSSALVTTPGKDDFKYVVMPMRI, from the coding sequence ATGGAATTAATTCATAGCTCACGCGATGCATTGGTTCGGAAACTGCAAATCGTCAGCAACATCGTTGAACGCAGGAACACTTTGCCTGTATTGGCCAACATCCTTTTGAGAAAACAGGGTGGCTTGTTGACGTTGTTGTCTTCGGACATCGAGATGCAAATTCAGACCAGTGCAGAAGTGGGCGCAGGCGGTGAAGACACCGCCACCACAGTGGCTGCGAGAAAATTCCTGGACATATTGAGATCCTTGCCCGAAGACTCGGATGTGATGGTGAAACTGGACGGCAAGAAGATGTCAGTTCAAGCCAAGAAAAGCCGATTTGCACTACAGACCTTGCCTGCAGAGGACTTTCCTTTGGTTCAAGAGCCAAAAGAATGGGTCACCCGAATCAGCCTGCCCCAAAAAACACTGAAGAATTTGCTGGGCATGGTTCATTTTTCAATGGCCCAGCAGGATCTGCGGTATTACCTGAACGGTGTGTTACTGGTTATCGAGAGTGAGTGTATTCGTGCGGTAGCAACTGACGGACACCGTTTGGCCTACGCAGATGCGCCAGGCCAAGGGGGCACGACCAAACACGAGGTGATTGTTCCACGTAAAACCGTGCTGGAATTGTCACGTTTATTGAACGACACGGATGACACAGTGACGATTGACTTGGCAAGCAACCAGGCCAAGTTCAGTTTTGCAGACATTACGCTGATCACCAAGCTGGTTGAAGGCAAGTTTCCTGACTATCAGCGGGTTATTCCAAAGGCCCACAAGCACCATGTCGTGATTGCTCGCGATGCGCTGCTGCATTCGCTGCAACGTGCGTCCATCCTGACCAGCGACAAGTTTCGTGGCATTCGCTGGGTGTTGGGTGCCAATGGCTTGACGATTGTGGCCAACAATTCGGATCAGGAAGAAGCCCGGGATGAAATGGAGGTCGAGTACCAAGGCCCCGAGATTGATGTGGGTTTTAACGTAAACTACCTGCTGGATGTATTGAATAACCTCAAGTCGGAAACCGTGCAGTTCACGTTGCAAGACGGGAACAGCAGTGCATTGGTGACCACCCCAGGCAAAGATGACTTCAAATACGTTGTCATGCCCATGCGTATCTAA